The nucleotide sequence TCGATTCCCATGCAGATAGAggttaaaagaaaagaaattagtttgTCGTGCTTTCGATGAATTCAGAACAATTGCGAAAAAGAAGATATTTGTCTTCAAAGCTATAGGAACTCAGGGAGTTACTTAATATTCGTCGTATAGGATTCATGCCGTGCTTAATGTCGTAGCCTGGTTGAAATAACCTAGTTGCTTACGCCAAGTAATGTTGTGGTAACGAAATGGAGAAATCTCTTATGTTAGACATACTTTGTGcatctctttttctttgaaaaatgactcGAAGTGATTGATGCTTCTTTTCGGTTTCTTTCTTTCCCCCTCAACATTGTTATTATGATGCAGGCTGATGGAGGAGATGAGCCCCTTGCTGTTGACTACTTCACGTTTTCTTCAAGCATTGCGGACCATCTGAAAGCAGCATCTCTTGTGAACAGTCACGCAGGTACAATTCCGATAGCGTCTTTTTATCTTTCTGCATTATTTTACCATCTGAATAGTGAAAGACTTGCTGAGATACCGATGTTTTttttgaaaccatatttggcTTTACCATCTTCAGCTAAAAGATATGCAGCGCTAATTTTTCATGCGAAGGACATCGTCATGAGGACTTAGTAGCTATAATGCATCATAAGTTTCATCTCTTTTCCTGTCGTAAATATGACACTCGTctataatttgtaattttagtAGACGAGAGCTTTTGATTCTGCAGGAAATTCGTTACTTTTCCCTTAACGTTTTTGAATTCATACCAAAATgatttttgtcaaaacagtATAACGTAAAAGTACAAACGAAGTGAAAATTTGCTGATTGCAACCATTTTTATTCTCTTTGATGTTTGATATTTTTTCTTGGCCTCGATGTTATATGCGCATATAATTTGCTGCGGGTGCAGGGTCCGGGAGCATATTTGAGACGTTGCGGCTCGGTAAGCCCTTAATCGTGGCGGTGAATGAAGATCTGATGGACAACCATCAGAGTGAGTTGGCAGAAGAACTTGCAGACAGGAAGCATTTGTACGTACTATGCTCGCCCTCAAACGCTTCATCGCGTCGTAGCGTATATGATTTTGGATTCCATTGTTCCGTACCATCCAGGTGATGCCACACCAGTTGCCAAGGTTATCAGcaagtttcttggttttgcaGACGATTGATAGAAtcgtaaaaaaaatttactcttAGTGAATGTATCCATGATATATTGCACATTTGAAACGGCATGATGTACAATTTGAATAAGATTTGCAATGTGATAGATATTGATTGATCAGCTACACACGACATATATGGGTTTAGGACGACTTGAGTGCAAAACGAGAACACACGCATTACACTGATATGTTACATCTTGACAACGAGATTatgattatattaaatatatatatatataggtaaattgtagtaatagtcccttgattttaattcaattggagtaatggtctttcaactaaaaatccattaccattggtctctcaacttatcaaaacgtgCCGCTATGatccttcaactaaaaatccattactattggtccttcaactttaatctaaCTGAAGAAattgtccctcaactttaacctaattagaGAAATAGTCactcaattttaacccaattgtagcaatggtctttccaacataactcattttgacaaaattttgacgaagttgaagaaaatgatcataactacacattttgatgagttgagggaccaatggtaatgaatttttagttgaaggaccattgctctgatttgattaaagttgatggattattactacaatttactctacatatatttatatgaaTTATATTTGACTGTCTGATtatgattgtattaaatatatataaatattatagTCAGTCTCAAGCCCATGGTCGCAACATTGGGcccaaatccaaacccaaacCATGGTCGTAACATTGGGCCCAAATTCAAACCCAAACATGGTTTTGGACTCGAGCCCGAGCCCATAGCCTACATTAAGTTTTCCGATCTCTCTCCGTCTCTtaccctctccctctctcacagAAGCGCGCACGCCCTCTGTTATTCTTCGCGAGCGAACTGAACGTGCGAGCCCACAGAGACTGACACCTCCATTCGAGCTCTGCTTCCGAACTCAATTCGCTTCGATCTCTACACCGCCGAGTCTTTCCATCTTCCTTCTTCGGAGCTCCGCACCGACTTCCTCGAGCTTTCTAAAAAATGGTAACGTTACAGATTTTGGTTTCAGCTCGGATCTGAAAATGTGAACCGAAATTTCACTCTCAATTTCAAGACTTTACTTAGTTTAACTTCGTCTCTGCATTTCTTACTGTTTTCCATGGTGAAATTTTTACTGATTTACTCCATTTTCTGCTGTTTCTATGGTGGATTTGCAGCCTCTCAGGCTCGATATCAAGGTAGATTTCTCTCAGTTTCGTTCAGTTTGTGTTATTCCTTTCAAGTTTGAGCTCTTTGGTTCCGGAGTTTTCGATAATCTACTTACTGTGATTGCGAATTACGCAGCGGAAATTTGTGCAAAGAACCGAGAGAGTTAAGTCTTTGGATCTACATCCATCTGAGCCATGGTAATTTTACCAATACTATGCTCTTTTCACTGTTTCTGTAATCGTGAATTTGTTTGAATCCACGAGGCCTCTGCTTATACTGTGTTTACCTTTGTGGTAGGATCCTTGCAAGTCTGTATTCGGGAACTGTGTACATCTTCAATTACCAGTCACAGGTATGTCACACTTGTCTGATTCTAGTTTTCGTGTTGGGGAAGCACATTACTTGCTTCTGGGTTTTGATCTCGTGTATATGGTTGCATTTTGAAATTATCGCTTCTCTGCTGTATTTGCCGCGCTTGGAAACTACTTCTCTTTGTATGATTACTGAATAGTCATAGAAAGCTTTTCTTTATTGTCTACCAAACCGTAGGCTGCATTAGTCGAGAACACAATGAGTGAGTGACTGCTAAAACTTACAAATTGAGCTTCTAGTGAATGAAACAGTCATATTTTCGTACTGGCATAGGTTACGATGTTTCATACGGGTGGTCCCTCCTTTAGTAGAAATTACCTTATTCTGTTAAATATTTGCTCTTAGTCATCATTGAATGTCTTTGGACAATCCATAATTAAAAATCGTTTCTTTGCCTGTGGGACTTTATATGTTTGGCTTCTCTGATATTAAATCTTTTGCGGGTGTAATTATATTAGTGCTGACTGTAATTTTCCTAATTTACTTACAGAGCACGGCAAAGTCTTTTGAGGTCTCTGATTTGCCAGGTAATTGCACGTTAGTTTTCCTATAAGCTCAATGTTCTTGATATTCAAACATGtttgatttataaatttacTGTTTGCAGTTCGGTCAGCAAAGTTTATAGTGCGTAAGCAGTGGGTAGTGGCTGGAGCTGATGACATGTTTCTTCGTGTATACAATTATAATACAATGGATAAAGTTAAAGTCTTTGAGGCACACTCGGACTACATTAGATGTGTGGCTGTCCATCCAACACTTCCATATGTTTTGTCGTCATCTGATGACATGCTTATCAAACTGTGGGATTGGGAAAAAGGTTGGATTTGTACTCAGATATTTGAAGGGCATACACACTATGTGATGCAAGTGACCTTTAACCCTAAAGACACCAACACTTTTGCAAGTGCTTCCTTGGATCACACTGTAAAGGTGTGTTTATAAATATTCCTCAGTAATCCATGTATGtttattttggaaaattatCAGTTGTGCTTACTAGTAATTGTTTGTCATTATCTTGTTTCCAGATCTGGAACCTTGTCTCTCCTGACCCAAATTTTACATTGGATGCTCACTCGAAAGGGGTCAATTGTGTTGACTACTTCACCGGCGGTGATAAACCATACTTAATCACAGGCTCAGATGATCATACAGCAAAGGTATGCAACATTTTCCTGAAAATTCAGTGTTCTTGTGTGCCCTGACCATCATTGtttgtgcatgcatgcataGTTTTCTTGAAAACACTGTAATCGGAATCTATGCAAACAGGTGTGGGACTATCAGACAAAAAGTTGTGTTCAGACACTTGATGGGCATACTCACAATGTATCTGCAGTTTGCTTTCATCCGGAACTTCCAGTTATAATTACTGGTTCAGAGGATGGAACTGTTAGAATATGGCACTCAACCACTTATcggtaaaatttaaatttcaactGTACAAGTGTTTGTTTGAGCTATTTTGGATGTCCTAGTgtcaatttgtttattttagttGCCGAGGATCATTTTGTTTGCCTTGGGATTGTTATGGTCAGTTGTTTTGCTCACTTGCCCAAAATGCATCTACACCATGTGATGAGAATTTTACCATGTTAGTATATTGCATTCTTGAAAGACTTGGCCTACTTATATATTTTGGTGTTTTTCTTTTAGGTAATCAATAAAACATACTGTTCAGTTCCATTTTCATGATTGTTTGGTGCATTTgcattttatgtttcttttccttttatatGCAGGCTGTTAAATTCTGTCTTACCTTTTACAGCTCTCCATATTTTAAACTATTGATGTAATGGTTCTCTCAtaggaaagggaaaaaaattgacATGCATATTTACTTTGCAGTCTTGAAAACACATTGAATTATGGACTTGAACGTGTTTGGGCCTTTGGGTACATGAAGGGTTCACGCCGGTAAGCTcgttgtctttatttttatttgttttctatatatCCAGACTATTATTAGTTAgcttttaatatatattattaagaCCAGAACTTCACTATTACGGAATGCTGGAATCTGAGTGGGTGCTTCATGAACTGTAATATAGTTTGATGTGATGATTTCATAAGATCTCTTATATGCGTACAGGATTGTAATTGGTTATGATGAAGGAGCCATAATGGTAAAAATTGGTCGAGAAGTACCAGTTGCTAGCATGGATGGTGGTGGAAAAATTATTTGGGCAAAGCATAACGAAATTCAAACTGTGAATATCAAAAGCGTTGGAGCAGATTTTGAGGTTCAATCTCCCTACATGCTCAGACTTTGATCATTCTGCCTGACATGGTCCTAGAACTAGATGTTCTTATGCTTGAATTGATGAACCTTTATTATTGTAAAATTCAGGCTACAGATGGAGAAAGATTGCCTCTGGCCGTGAAGGAGTTGGGAACCTGTGACCTTTATCCTCAAGTAAGTTTATCTGTTTGAGGAACATTAGCCCAGTGATCTATTTTTGTGTTAGTTTGCCTTCCTTGTTAGCGTTTGTTAAGGTGTTTCAAAGTTTTGTGCTGTGATGTTTATCTTGTCCATAGTAGACAGAACAGTTCTCTTTGCATGAATGTATATGATACATCAGTTCAAGTTATTGTGGATCATTAACCTAATAACAATGATGCAATACTATTGcagattttattttaaaataacgaAATTTAGATGAGAGCGGTGAAGATgtgaaaaaatttgaaacaagaTTCTTGTTCCTACTAACTCATTCTCCTCAGTCTCAGTTTTTGTTCAAAGTTCTGTATGGGTGTGACTGCTTGTGTCCAACCAACCTTTATACTATTATTTATCTGAATTTTGAATTGATCAAGTTGTGGTCATGTCACGACTAACAAGGCATCACTCTGTGAAGCAATACCATATCTTTAGCAATTTGCTTGAAGTCCCTAatcctttattattattattttttctcaGAATCCTTTGCACTATACATTCTTATAAGTGCCTATTTTTAATTacattgttttgacaaatggattttattttgtgtttgatttcagAGTTTGAAGCACAACCCCAATGGAAGGTTTGTCGTTGTTTGTGGAGATGGCGAGTACATAATATACACAGCTTTAGCTTGGAGAAATAGATCCTTTGGCTCAGCATTGGAATTTGTATGGTCAGTGGATGGAGAATTTGCTGTTAGGGAAACTACATCAAGGATAAAAATTTATAACAAAACGTTCCAGGTTTTGAACCTTTTGAATCCTTTGTTTTCCATTAATGGATTCCTTTAAGTGATTGCGAATGTTACTTTTGCAAGAACACTTCTCTTTAGCCCCATTTTCCTTCACAACTTATACACTAGAATTTTACACAAGCAAGGCAATGCTTTCACAACTTGCTCATTATATGTATGCATTGGTTAAACTGTAAACACCAATTTGGACAAAAGTCAGTGCATGATGCAAAGTTTGAACTTGGAAGTGGAATACTTATCAGAAATTCTGTATTCATCTTATCAGTCAGATGGCAGATGTAGTCTTTGCATAAAAACCATcgctttttttgtttgaattagaACAATGGCTAATTCATGCAGATACACCGTCTATGAAAAGAGCTGGAAATTTCCCTTAACAGATACTTTGCCTTGTATGAAAAATCTGATTGAGTTGATAACTGATTtcaggaaaagaaaaatgttcGACCAACATTTTCTGTAGAACATATTTATGGAGGGGTCTTACTGGCAATGCGTTCAAATGACTTCATATGCTTCTATGACTGGGTGGAATGCAGATTGATTAGACGTATTGATGTCAATGTTAAGGTGTGCAATAACATTACTAGGAAATTTTGATTATCAGACTTTTTATTCTGGCCGCATGGGTTCTAATTTTATACGTTCCTTTGGTTGCTTTGACTGTTCAAGAATGTTTATTGGGCTGATAGCGGCGATTTGGTGGCAATCTCAAGTGATTCATCATTCTACATTCTAAAATACGATGTAATTTTCCCATTTAAGCTCTCCTATCCtgtcttcattttcatttgcaTAGTTCTTTCTGTACATAATTCATATGATTAACTTAGTGTGGTTTATTTGGCAGAGGGATGTAGTCTCATCATATTTTGACAGTGGAAGGCCTGTTGATGAACTAGGTGTAGAGGATGCTTTTGAGCTCCTCTATGAAATAAATGAGCGTGTCAGAACTGGATTGTGGGTCGGGGACTGTTTCGTCTACAATAACTCTTCTTCGCGACTTAACTATTGCGTTGGTGGTGAGGTATACAAAATTTGCGGCTTTTTATGTCAATGTTCTGACCGGACTGTTTTATTGTCACTGTTGTTTCAGAACATTAATTggagcattaaaaaaaaattggagttAGGACTTTTGACTCGGTGACTTTTCAGGTAACCACAATGTTTCACCTGGACCGGCCCATGTACTTGCTGGGATATCTTGCCAATCAAAGTCGTCTTTTTCTAATTGATAAAGAGTTTAAGTGAGTGGTTATTTGCAAGCTGCAGTTCTGAAGGGTAATCAACTTACGCCTTTCTGAGTGTTTGTTTTAACTTGTTAATATTGTTACCTATGCAGTGTCATTGGATACACCTTGCTTCTCAGCTTGATCGAGTACAAAACACTTGTTATACGTGGAGATTTGGAGCATGCGAAACAAATCTTTCCAACAATTCCTCCAGAGCAACATAATAGGTAGGAAAACATATTTTGTATTGGCAACTGTTGTGCTTCATCTAGTGATATTAGATATAGCCTAAAACCCAGCTCCATTTCTTAACTGCATTTCATGTTGCTTTTTGGTCCTCATACAAGTACAATTATTAGTTCAATAAAATGAATCCTAATATAATTATCTAATTTACATgtatattatgtattttttttcctgattTACTATCTCTATAACATGTGTGTCCTTTTGTTCTGTCCTGATATGTATTGTAGATGTTATTTTGGTGATCCTTACTTTGCAAATTGACTGATATATTGATGTAAATCCAGTGTGGCTCGATTTTTGGAATCTCGAGGTATGTTGGAGGATGCACTGGAAGTGGCTACAGATGCTAACTACAAATTTGATCTTGCTATACAGCTGGGTAGACTTGAGATTGCAAAGGTGAGATTTGTTTTCTTAGTTAATTGTTGTTATTAAGTTGTCAAAAAGATTTGCTCTGGATAATTTGAAGAGAAACTGTGGTTTGTAGTTCCTTTGTATAGAGAACTCTTTTTAATACCTATTTATTGGTTGCTTGaagatattttgttttcttctttctgaCAGGAAATTGCTACAGGAGCCCAAAGTGAATCCAAGTGGAAGCGGCTGGGAGAATTAGCTATGTCCACTGGGAAGGTATTTCCTTCCTGATATCTTCTGTACGAACTCCAATAAACAAACCAGGAGACCCTCACATTCACTCACACTAGAGATTATTGAGTTGCTCATCCACTCATCGTGATTGAAAGAGTTCATAAAGTACCCGTATCTTGTCTGAAAGAACTAGATATTCTATGTTATCAATTGTGGTAATTAGTTTGTTGATGAATAACATCTATGAATCTATGATGTctgacattttattttttacattcaAAATCTTGATTCATATGCTTGAATGGGCGATGCAGCTTGATTTGGCTGAAGATTGTCTATCACATGGAATGGACCTTTCTGGCTTGTTGCTTCTCTATTCTTCCCTTGGAGATGTTCAAGGAATATCAAAACTTGCATCCCTTGCCAAAGAGCAAGGAAAGAATAATGTTGCATTCCTGTGTTTATTTATGCTGGGTAAATTGGAAGAATGCATACAGCTGTTGCTGGAaaggttaatttttatttacccTTATTATGATCACTCAATTTCTTCAAGTTGTCCTCTTTGTTAAAGCGTCGTTATCCTCCGTTACAGCGGACGGATACCTGAAGCAGCTTTGATGGCACGATCGTACCTACCAAGCAAGGTTTCAGAGATAGTTTCAATTTGGAGAAATGACCTGAACAAGGTTAGACTTTTGCAGTGTTTTTGTTAATTCATGAACATGATGCTTTTCTTTCAAGTAAAATGTACATATGAGATGTAGAGGTCATACTAAAGGAAAATTGCTATGTCTTCTACTTTATGAATTGAAGCAAGGGATTTTTGCATATATTTGGCTATTCCAAGTATTCTTAATGTTgtacttttaatttgcaatatGGCAGGTCAATAAAAAAGCTGCAGAATCATTGGCCGATCCGCAAGAGTATCCTAATTTGTTTGAGGACTGGCAGGTTTCTCTTGCCCTTGAGTCTAAAGAAGCAGAAAATAGGTATCCACTCTTCATTTCACCGTTCAACATCAGGGTCATGAAAAATTCTAGTTTTTAGCGCAGCAGTAGATATCACCATAATTACTGACTGGCAATAACTTGCGCTTATGCTTTGTTGGATTATTGTGGATTCATCCTCCTCCTGAATGCTCTATTGTCTTTTGCAGAGGCATTCATCCTCCTGCTGAACAATACCCAGTCTATGCTGAGAAGCCAGCCACCAACTTAGTGGAAAGGTTCAGAAGCATGCAGATTGATGAAGAAGCCCCAGTTGAAAATGGAGATCTGGATCATGAGGTAAATAGCCCAATTGATGAAGATGTTTAAAACCATCTAAAGTTCTTGAATCGATGGTAAAAGCTGAGTCACATCTGAGTTGTTATTATGTATTTTGTTCACTTTTTAACTCACCTTTTGAGTGCAGAAGTTCATGTAAGTTCTTGAACTTGAAAAACTGCGGCTAAAAGTTTATGTTTCTTGCCTCTTGCATTTTGAAACTTTGTTACGAGAGTCTTGATGATTGATTCGATCCAACTGTAGAGGGTACATTAGGAATTTTATTCTATAGATGAAGCATTGTCAACTATAAAGACTTAATTTTCTTTACTTAAATCTCCCTAAATGTTTGTTCCATGAAGGGATGATTTCAagggttttttttgggttttgtgtgtATTTGTTTCAGGAGGTGCAGGAGAATGGAGAAGATCAAGGTGAAGGAGAGACTGTTGAGGAGGATGCTGACTCCACAAACGGTGTTGTTCTTGTAAATGGAAACCAGGAAGAAGAGTTGGATAAAGATGATGAGGCAACTTCATCCCCCGAAAGGCAATTGGAGGATGTGTGAATATTATGGTGATTAATTCAAAACactataattttgaatttgttttttatCATATTGTTGCTATGATGGTTGCTGCTGCTGTCTTCTCAATATTGACGTTGTTTTGTGTccaatcttttgtttttggcttttcaTCATGTATCCATTAATTGATTAGTTACTCTTTTGAATACTGTAACAATCAGCTGAGCTTCATACAATGAAGGAAGATGAATGGTCAGTTTCCTTGGCCTTGTAAATATGCTTTTGCTCATCTTATATGAGCTCTAGCTGAAGGAAGATGAATCTGTTTTGTCCATTTTACCATGATACTGTGAGCTCATTGGTCTCtgacatatttttcttttgcttataGATAACTTTTTGCATTTCCAATTCTTATCCTTTGAGCATATGTTCATCCttataaaaacgaaaaacaCGACTCTAAACTTACCTTATAAGATTCCTCATGTATTGCTTATAAACCTGGTCAGCAATAGCATGTTTGAATCTAAATGATACTGTGAGCTCATTGGTCTCtgacatatttttcttttgcttataGATAACTTTTTGCATTTCCAATTCTTATCCTTTGAGCATATGTTCATCCTTAGAAAAACGAAAAACATGACTCTAAACTTACCTTATAAGATTCCTCATGTATTGCTTATAAACCTGGTCAGCAATAGCATGTTTGAATCTAAATGATACTGTGAGCTCATTGGTCTCTGACATATTTTTCTATTGCTTATAGATAACTTTTTGCATTTCCAATTCTTATCCTTTGAGCATATGTTCATCCttataaaaacgaaaaacaCGACTCTAAACTTACCTTATAAGATTCCTCATGTATTGCTTATAAATCTGGTCAGCAATAGCATGTTTGAATCtaaattatattttagtttttaattagtaAGGTTTAATGTTCCTAAATGATATGCAAGACTCGGTCCTGACCTAATTACATCTGCCCAAGAAGgcggagaagaagaagcatgCTTCCTTTTGTATCATTATTGTGTCTAATAATGAATTTGGTGGTGGTTACAAATATCGCAGACTATTAGTTTCCAGATGCACATCATAACAATctaatatttgattttatttagaAGTCAATTGATGTTGATGGTTCTTTTTTCTTGGTTGAAAATGCAGTGTTCAAGCCACACCAGTAGCTCTCTTAAACAGCTAGCTCCAGCTGTTAAACACCAATCTTCAGGTAAGATAATGTCCTTGCCCTattaaatattttcttattatgTTCTGGTCACAAGCCTATTCTACTCGGTCAGTTAGTTCATTTTCAGTACGAGATGGGGACATGTTTTCGTAGACTTAAGGGTTTAATTGATTTACttattaaacataaataaataattatgacTTGCTAGTTCTTTTGTCAGAGCTTGCTCGTCGTCTACATCCTTAGAGAAAATTTAGCATATTGAAAGATCAGCGTAGTCTCAAATTTTCATAAACGACGGCTTGGAACGTACTATGTTGGGTTGTCTTCAAGTATACAAATTGTTCAATATATAATCGTTTATATGTTTAGACATTTAGAATCAAGTAGGATACTGGGAATCACTGGCGGGTACTCAATCTTTATCCATCTtcattaatttaaatatcaGTCGGTCGAGGGTTGGTCCTATGAAAAATTTCATATCTGTACTTTGTCCCAAGTTAGTTGAGCCCTTTCAATCGTTAATAATCCAACTTAAGATCTGCCATTCGTGCAAAAGATCTTGTTCGCTCTAGCATTAAACATTTTAATGCATCTTCAATTGTGTCCCCTAGAACGTTATGGCGTTCCAGCATCGCGTGGGTTCCATCTTATGTTATCTCTTCAACAATTGTTAGCTCTACTCGTCTAGTAGCATCTTTAGGACCCATTTGTTTGCTAATTTCTTACATGCCTCCTTGCAAACTTTAGACTCGCGGCCTTTTACAGGCATTTCGCCTTTTCTTTTCGTTGCAGGGTGACTTGTAAAATTCTCCCATGTACAACCTGGAAAGCATCACTTGTAGTTCCAGTTAAGACTAGTTATTCTTGTGACACTTTACACTTTCACAGATGCAAAGGATGGCAAAGAAGGAAAAAGCTTCTCATAATTATTGAACCCTATAAAGATTTTGATCGAATCGGTCGCTTTATATTACACAACTTCTATTAGGCGAGCTTAAAGAGGCCGGAAAGGGAAAACCCCGGGTGGCCGGTTTGCTTCCTTTGTGTGACCTGTGATTTTGCAGCTAAACGAAATCTCTCTCGCTATCATATGTGTAAAACATGTACGATTATGTGTTGTTCTTCGTTAGAAAAATGAAATCggtgtttgtttgttaatgaACTGTTCAATGTTCATcatttgttttgtaaatttggttAGCTTGATTCCTTTTCGGTCCTCCCAGTCATTTGGTTTACCTTCTAATTAGCGCGTCGTCGGTTGCGAAGAACAAAGCTTTGTCGGAAGCTCAttccaaaaaataatagaaactTGCTTGCTAAAGTATGCGTAgatagtttttgaattttgattagtTGTTGGAATCTTAAATTTTCGTTAATTGTGATTTGGTTGGGTGGCTCGTGCTACATAAGTGCATTAGGTTCAACAACATAGATATgggtttaattatatattaatccCTTGAAATTATAATTagtgttttttaattaaattatttttcataaattatgacataacaacaacaaccacaAAGTCTTATCCTACTAAATAGGGTCGGTTGTTTCGTTTAGGATTCATATTATAAAAATTTGACGTGAAAAACAGAGCATTATCTATCGATTACCTGAtgcactttttctttttctttatttggttTCGACAGCGTAAGTTAAATTTACACATATGCAGAGTTTCATAAATTATGACGCAATTATCTGAAATTGGTCATGGAAGCGCAGGCTAGGGTTTGAATAATATAACTTAATAGGATTGTT is from Pyrus communis chromosome 10, drPyrComm1.1, whole genome shotgun sequence and encodes:
- the LOC137747047 gene encoding coatomer subunit beta'-3-like, with protein sequence MPLRLDIKRKFVQRTERVKSLDLHPSEPWILASLYSGTVYIFNYQSQSTAKSFEVSDLPVRSAKFIVRKQWVVAGADDMFLRVYNYNTMDKVKVFEAHSDYIRCVAVHPTLPYVLSSSDDMLIKLWDWEKGWICTQIFEGHTHYVMQVTFNPKDTNTFASASLDHTVKIWNLVSPDPNFTLDAHSKGVNCVDYFTGGDKPYLITGSDDHTAKVWDYQTKSCVQTLDGHTHNVSAVCFHPELPVIITGSEDGTVRIWHSTTYRLENTLNYGLERVWAFGYMKGSRRIVIGYDEGAIMVKIGREVPVASMDGGGKIIWAKHNEIQTVNIKSVGADFEATDGERLPLAVKELGTCDLYPQSLKHNPNGRFVVVCGDGEYIIYTALAWRNRSFGSALEFVWSVDGEFAVRETTSRIKIYNKTFQEKKNVRPTFSVEHIYGGVLLAMRSNDFICFYDWVECRLIRRIDVNVKNVYWADSGDLVAISSDSSFYILKYDRDVVSSYFDSGRPVDELGVEDAFELLYEINERVRTGLWVGDCFVYNNSSSRLNYCVGGEVTTMFHLDRPMYLLGYLANQSRLFLIDKEFNVIGYTLLLSLIEYKTLVIRGDLEHAKQIFPTIPPEQHNSVARFLESRGMLEDALEVATDANYKFDLAIQLGRLEIAKEIATGAQSESKWKRLGELAMSTGKLDLAEDCLSHGMDLSGLLLLYSSLGDVQGISKLASLAKEQGKNNVAFLCLFMLGKLEECIQLLLESGRIPEAALMARSYLPSKVSEIVSIWRNDLNKVNKKAAESLADPQEYPNLFEDWQVSLALESKEAENRGIHPPAEQYPVYAEKPATNLVERFRSMQIDEEAPVENGDLDHEEVQENGEDQGEGETVEEDADSTNGVVLVNGNQEEELDKDDEATSSPERQLEDV